In the genome of Planococcus donghaensis, the window ACGCGGACACGGTGGTTATGTTGGGGAAGATGAAATTCCACGTTTGAACGTATTGGATCTACAACGTTTAATCCGTGTGATTCCAAAACCAGTTGTTGCAATGGTGGCAGGTTATGCAATTGGTGGCGGACACGTCTTGCACGTTGTTTGTGACTTGACGATTGCTGCAGATAACGCACGCTTTGGTCAAACAGGTCCACGCGTTGGTTCGTTTGATGCTGGATACGGTTCTGGTTATTTGGCACGTATTATTGGCCACAAGAAAGCACGTGAAATTTGGTACTTATGCCGTCAATACGACGCACAAGAAGCATTGGACATGGGCTTAGTTAATACAGTTGTACCTCTTGAGCAGTTAGAAGACGAAACGGTTCAATGGTGTCAGGAAATGCTTGAAATGAGCCCAACTGCACTTCGTTTTGTTAAAGCGGCGATGAATGCTGATACAGACGGTCTTGCTGGATTGCAGCAAATGGCTGGAGACGCAACATTATTGTATTACACAACTGACGAAGCAAAAGAAGGACGCGATGCGTTTAAAGAAAAACGCAAACCGGACTTTGGTCAATTCCCACGTTTCCCATGATTATTGAATAATTGAAAGCTGTCCTCTCTGGGGACAGCTTTTTTTGAAGAAAGGATTTTTTACATGACCTATCCGAATTGGTTGAGTCAGCGAAGTTATTTGAGCGGCGAGCGTATGGCCTTGTCGTTTGAGCAACAACAATGGACTTTTTCTGAAATAAATACGATTGCACTTGATTATGCAGGGAAACTTAGCGCGCTTGGCGTAAATGAAAGTTCGCGTGTCGCGGTATTGGCAAAATCCACTCCTGAATTTGTTTTTGTTTTGTATGGCTGTCTTCACTTAGGCTGTGAAATGGTCATGCTAAATGAACGTTTATCAAGTAACGAGTTAGCCTATCAAATAAATGATGCAGAAGTTGCGTTTATACTTGTCGCTAATGTGTTAAAACAAAAAGTAGACGATTCGCGCGTGGTTTTATTTGGTGAAATTGAAAATGCCAAATCCGTTCAATTTGAACCGCAGCAACAATGGGCAAAAGACCGGACCATTTCGATTATGTATACATCTGGTACCACAGGTCATCCAAAAGGTGTTCGCCAAACAGCAGAAAATCATTTTTCAAGTGCTGTGTCGTCGGCGCTAAATATTGGTATAACACCAGAAGATGTTTGGTTATGTGCCGTGCCATTGTTTCACATTAGTGGGTTTTCAATCTTGATGAGGTCGTTGATTTACGGCATGGGGGTTCGGTTATACGAGAAGTTTGATGCCGATCAAAGTGCAGAAGAAATTTGCAATGGCAGTGTGACGCATATATCAGTTGTCGGTGTGACGTTAGAGCGTATCTTAACGAGTGTTGAACAAGCTTCTATGCAAGCGTCGGATCGCTTTAAAGTAGTGCTTGCTGGAGGTGGACCGATTCCCATTGCTTACATGAAACGTGCTAAAAACTGTGGAATTCCGGTGTTGCAAACATACGGTATGACGGAAACATCGTCGCAAACGACAACGTTACAAGTGGCGGACGCAGAGCGGAAAATTGGATCTGCAGGTAAGCCGTTATTTTTATATGAAGTGAAAACAGAAAAGCTTGGGGAAATAGGAGAAATCCTGATTCGTGGTCCTCAAGTGACGCCTGGCTATATCGGGAAATTTTCCGAACGAGAGGTTCAGCAAGATGGCTGGCTTCATACAGGAGACATAGGCTATTTAGATGACGAAGGCTTTTTGTTTGTTGTGGATCGCCGTTCGGATTTGATCGTCTCTGGCGGGGAAAATGTTTATCCTGCTGAAATTGAAAAAGTGTTATCCGCTCATCCGGCTGTGCAAGAAGTTGGCGTGTGCGGTGCACCGAGTGAAGATTGGGGAGAAGTTCCTGTTGCATTTGTAGTATTGCAAAAAGAGGTGACAGCAGAAGAATTACTAGCGTATTGTCGCGAACAGCTGGCGTCTTACAAAGTACCAAATCAATTAACCATTGTTGAGTCGTTGCCACGCAATGCTTCCAATAAGCTGCTGAGAAGAGAGCTGAGAGCATGGGTATAACGATTAAAGAGATTGGCTTAAAGACAATGCGAAGACCGCTC includes:
- the menB gene encoding 1,4-dihydroxy-2-naphthoyl-CoA synthase; its protein translation is MTREWITERTYEDIKYEIFNGIAKITINRPEVRNAFRPKTVHELIDAFSRARDNSDVGVIVLTGEGEKAFCSGGDQSVRGHGGYVGEDEIPRLNVLDLQRLIRVIPKPVVAMVAGYAIGGGHVLHVVCDLTIAADNARFGQTGPRVGSFDAGYGSGYLARIIGHKKAREIWYLCRQYDAQEALDMGLVNTVVPLEQLEDETVQWCQEMLEMSPTALRFVKAAMNADTDGLAGLQQMAGDATLLYYTTDEAKEGRDAFKEKRKPDFGQFPRFP
- a CDS encoding o-succinylbenzoate--CoA ligase; translation: MTYPNWLSQRSYLSGERMALSFEQQQWTFSEINTIALDYAGKLSALGVNESSRVAVLAKSTPEFVFVLYGCLHLGCEMVMLNERLSSNELAYQINDAEVAFILVANVLKQKVDDSRVVLFGEIENAKSVQFEPQQQWAKDRTISIMYTSGTTGHPKGVRQTAENHFSSAVSSALNIGITPEDVWLCAVPLFHISGFSILMRSLIYGMGVRLYEKFDADQSAEEICNGSVTHISVVGVTLERILTSVEQASMQASDRFKVVLAGGGPIPIAYMKRAKNCGIPVLQTYGMTETSSQTTTLQVADAERKIGSAGKPLFLYEVKTEKLGEIGEILIRGPQVTPGYIGKFSEREVQQDGWLHTGDIGYLDDEGFLFVVDRRSDLIVSGGENVYPAEIEKVLSAHPAVQEVGVCGAPSEDWGEVPVAFVVLQKEVTAEELLAYCREQLASYKVPNQLTIVESLPRNASNKLLRRELRAWV